The Streptomyces luteogriseus genome includes a window with the following:
- a CDS encoding Clp protease N-terminal domain-containing protein: MFERFTKDARDVVKGAYTHVEGSGEGGQCVEPEHLLLALLDREGGRGPFALAALGLDERRESVREALRDARRRAGLTQAETDALAGLGIDVGEIVARVEEAHGVGALAGDRKGKGRWSGRVTFGRGAKEVLERSLRVALAQRDRHIGDEHLLLALTLRPGVPAEVLADHGVTYESLVRVLYGSGGEAKAG; the protein is encoded by the coding sequence ATGTTCGAGCGGTTCACGAAAGACGCCAGGGACGTGGTCAAGGGCGCCTACACGCATGTGGAGGGGAGTGGTGAGGGCGGGCAGTGTGTGGAGCCGGAACATCTGCTGCTGGCGCTGCTCGACCGGGAGGGCGGTCGGGGGCCCTTCGCGCTCGCTGCTCTCGGGCTCGATGAGCGGCGGGAGTCCGTGCGGGAGGCGCTGCGTGACGCGCGGCGGCGGGCCGGGCTGACGCAGGCCGAGACCGACGCGCTGGCCGGGTTGGGGATCGATGTGGGGGAGATCGTCGCCCGGGTGGAGGAGGCGCACGGGGTCGGCGCTCTGGCGGGCGACCGGAAGGGCAAGGGGCGGTGGTCGGGGCGGGTCACCTTCGGCCGGGGCGCCAAGGAGGTCTTGGAGCGCTCACTGAGGGTCGCTCTCGCCCAGCGGGACCGGCACATCGGGGACGAGCACCTCCTGCTGGCCCTGACCTTGCGCCCCGGCGTGCCGGCCGAGGTCCTCGCCGACCACGGGGTGACGTACGAGTCCCTGGTGCGGGTGCTGTACGGCAGTGGTGGCGAGGCCAAGGCCGGCTGA
- a CDS encoding HTH domain-containing protein has protein sequence MTEATDLAERAGDRDPRVGLRAVAALRRLLEQLEAVQVRNARNQGWSWQEIATELGVSRQAVHKKYGRH, from the coding sequence ATGACCGAAGCGACCGATCTGGCCGAGCGTGCGGGTGACCGTGATCCACGGGTCGGCCTGCGGGCCGTCGCCGCGCTGCGTCGGCTGCTGGAGCAGCTGGAAGCCGTCCAGGTGCGCAATGCGCGCAACCAGGGCTGGTCGTGGCAGGAGATCGCCACCGAACTCGGTGTGAGCAGGCAGGCCGTGCACAAGAAGTACGGGAGGCATTGA
- a CDS encoding zinc-binding dehydrogenase, with protein sequence MFAVYAARIDRDQPLSGLELGERPAPEARPGWSTVTVKAASLNHHDLWSLRGVGLAEDKLPMILGCDAAGVDEDGNEVVLHSVIGQSGHGVGPKEPRSILTERYQGTFAEQVAVPTWNILPKPKELSFAEAACLPTAWLTAYRMLFTNAGVRPGDSVLVQGAGGGVATAAIVLGKAAGLRVFATSRDEAKRKRALELGAVEALESGARLPQRVDAVIETVGAATWSHSVKSLKPGGTLVISGATSGDRPSHAELTRIFFLELKVVGSTMGTKDELEDLLSFCAATGVRPVIDEVMPMDRAREGFERLASGEQFGKVVLTNP encoded by the coding sequence CGAGGCCCGTCCCGGCTGGAGCACCGTCACGGTCAAGGCCGCCTCCCTCAACCACCACGACCTCTGGTCCCTGCGTGGCGTGGGCCTCGCAGAGGACAAGCTGCCGATGATCCTCGGCTGTGACGCCGCCGGCGTCGACGAGGACGGCAATGAAGTCGTCCTGCACTCCGTGATCGGACAGAGCGGACACGGGGTCGGCCCGAAGGAACCCCGTTCCATCCTGACCGAGCGCTACCAGGGCACCTTCGCCGAGCAGGTCGCCGTGCCGACCTGGAACATCCTGCCCAAGCCCAAGGAGCTTTCCTTCGCGGAGGCCGCCTGTCTGCCGACGGCGTGGCTGACCGCGTACCGGATGCTGTTCACCAACGCGGGGGTGCGGCCCGGGGACTCCGTGCTGGTGCAGGGCGCCGGTGGTGGTGTCGCCACGGCGGCGATCGTGCTCGGGAAGGCCGCGGGGCTCCGGGTCTTCGCCACCAGCCGGGACGAGGCCAAGCGGAAGCGGGCCCTGGAGCTGGGGGCCGTGGAGGCGCTGGAGTCCGGGGCGCGGTTGCCTCAGCGGGTCGACGCCGTGATCGAGACTGTCGGGGCCGCCACCTGGTCGCATTCCGTGAAGTCGCTGAAGCCCGGCGGCACGCTGGTCATCTCCGGTGCCACCAGCGGCGACCGGCCCTCGCACGCGGAGCTGACCCGGATCTTCTTCCTCGAGCTCAAGGTCGTCGGATCCACGATGGGCACCAAGGACGAGCTGGAGGACCTGCTTTCGTTCTGTGCCGCCACCGGGGTGCGGCCCGTCATCGACGAGGTCATGCCGATGGACCGGGCACGCGAGGGCTTCGAGCGGCTGGCCTCCGGTGAGCAGTTCGGGAAGGTCGTGCTGACGAATCCCTGA